The following proteins come from a genomic window of Corynebacterium hansenii:
- a CDS encoding DUF4192 domain-containing protein, with protein MTRGSHDADAPDPRSPRPLPGIRLEEEPMDVGDPVDFLTNLPGLLGYYPDESLVLVFGDREFGEPGPLLVRELDGNEEDAVAVAAEEMALEGHGWADAYVISERWPAELRDGGTRFAGIAPELARAGIDVGVFAGVARLRAGAEVVDSDGRSLGPLGEPSASWASRKLHGTGEAIAANADAMRERFRPEPAGCRIGAGEALRAAHEDVRGVRRAGGLPGAKAMTRVRQFHLEWLELIDAVDRGDICVEEALTDPGHLRTLARPLASLLLRDLTMCEILGPAGETARAMWLGCARLFRGTARANALACYAIDRQVHGNPGIARAALDAALETDPEHSLSQLLFAAMASGRGEEALRSMLRATSAILDEVHPADPGDGDGPVSRRMRGTGPS; from the coding sequence ATGACACGTGGAAGCCATGACGCCGACGCCCCCGACCCCCGAAGCCCCCGCCCGCTGCCCGGCATCCGATTGGAGGAGGAACCCATGGACGTCGGCGATCCCGTCGACTTCCTGACCAACCTCCCCGGTCTGCTCGGCTACTACCCGGACGAAAGCCTGGTGCTGGTGTTCGGCGACCGCGAATTCGGCGAACCGGGGCCCCTGCTGGTCAGGGAACTCGACGGAAACGAGGAAGACGCGGTGGCCGTGGCCGCCGAGGAGATGGCCCTCGAAGGCCACGGTTGGGCGGACGCGTACGTCATTTCCGAACGGTGGCCCGCCGAGCTCCGGGACGGCGGCACGCGGTTCGCGGGCATCGCACCGGAACTGGCCCGCGCGGGCATCGACGTCGGAGTGTTCGCGGGCGTCGCCAGGCTGCGCGCCGGCGCCGAGGTCGTCGATTCGGATGGCCGGTCGCTGGGGCCGCTGGGCGAACCCTCGGCATCGTGGGCGTCGCGCAAGCTCCACGGCACGGGGGAGGCCATCGCCGCGAACGCCGACGCCATGCGAGAGAGGTTCCGCCCCGAGCCCGCCGGCTGCCGCATCGGCGCGGGCGAGGCTCTGCGCGCGGCGCACGAGGACGTGCGCGGGGTGCGCCGCGCCGGCGGGCTGCCCGGGGCGAAGGCGATGACGCGGGTCCGGCAGTTCCATCTGGAATGGCTGGAACTGATCGACGCCGTCGACCGCGGCGACATCTGCGTGGAGGAGGCGCTGACCGACCCCGGTCATCTGCGGACCCTCGCGCGCCCGCTGGCCAGCCTCCTGTTGCGGGATCTGACCATGTGCGAGATCCTCGGGCCCGCCGGGGAAACCGCGCGCGCCATGTGGCTCGGCTGCGCCCGGTTGTTCCGTGGCACGGCGCGCGCCAACGCCCTCGCGTGCTACGCCATCGACAGGCAGGTCCACGGGAATCCGGGCATCGCCCGGGCCGCGCTCGACGCGGCGCTGGAGACCGATCCCGAGCACTCTCTGTCCCAGCTGCTCTTCGCCGCCATGGCCTCCGGCCGCGGCGAAGAAGCACTGCGGTCGATGCTCCGCGCCACGTCCGCGATCCTCGACGAGGTGCACCCGGCGGACCCCGGCGACGGCGACGGCCCCGTCTCCCGGCGGATGCGGGGGACGGGGCCGTCGTGA
- the galE gene encoding UDP-glucose 4-epimerase GalE — MKLLVTGGAGYVGGVTAAVLLSEGHDVTVLDDLSTGNRDGVPEGAEFIEANVADVIGDVLTDGKFDGVLHFAARSLVGESVEVPSEYWHGNVGTTLTLLDAMRDTGTDNLVFSSTAATYGEPEQVPITEDMPTAPTNAYGATKLSIDYAITSYARAYGLGATSLRYFNVAGAWNGYGENRVVETHLIPLVLQVALGHRDKIMVFGDDWPTADGTAVRDYIHVKDLADAHLLALKSNEPGTHRIFNLGSGDGYSVRQVIEACREVTGHPIPAEDAPRRGGDPATLIASSARAISDLGWEPKLTDLKTIVSDAWEFTAALGDRAHSAHR; from the coding sequence GTGAAACTTCTGGTGACCGGCGGTGCCGGCTACGTCGGCGGAGTGACCGCCGCAGTACTGCTCTCCGAGGGCCACGACGTCACGGTGCTCGACGATCTGTCGACGGGCAACCGTGACGGGGTGCCCGAGGGCGCCGAATTCATCGAGGCGAACGTCGCCGACGTCATCGGCGACGTCCTGACGGACGGGAAGTTCGACGGGGTGCTGCATTTCGCGGCGCGCTCGCTGGTCGGCGAATCCGTCGAAGTCCCCTCGGAGTACTGGCACGGCAACGTCGGCACCACGCTGACGCTGCTCGACGCCATGCGGGACACCGGCACGGACAACCTGGTCTTCTCGTCGACCGCCGCGACCTACGGCGAGCCGGAGCAGGTCCCGATCACCGAGGACATGCCCACCGCCCCGACCAACGCGTACGGCGCGACGAAGCTGTCCATCGACTACGCGATCACCTCCTACGCCCGCGCCTACGGCCTGGGAGCGACGAGCCTGCGCTACTTCAACGTCGCCGGCGCCTGGAACGGGTACGGCGAGAACCGGGTCGTGGAAACGCACCTGATCCCGCTGGTGCTGCAGGTGGCGCTGGGCCACCGCGACAAGATCATGGTCTTCGGCGACGATTGGCCGACGGCGGACGGCACCGCGGTCCGCGACTACATCCACGTCAAGGACCTGGCCGACGCCCACCTGCTCGCCCTGAAGTCCAACGAGCCGGGCACGCACCGCATCTTCAACCTCGGTTCCGGCGACGGCTACTCCGTCCGCCAGGTCATCGAGGCCTGCCGCGAGGTCACCGGCCACCCGATCCCCGCGGAGGACGCCCCGCGCCGCGGCGGCGACCCGGCCACCCTCATCGCCTCCTCCGCCCGCGCGATCTCGGATCTCGGTTGGGAGCCGAAGCTGACGGACCTGAAGACCATCGTCTCCGACGCCTGGGAATTCACCGCGGCCCTCGGCGACCGCGCCCACTCCGCTCATCGCTGA
- a CDS encoding metal-dependent transcriptional regulator, with protein sequence MRDLVDTTEMYLRTVFELEEEGIIPLRARIAERLEQSGPTVSQTVARMERDGLLTVAPDRSLKLSEEGRARATSVMRKHRLAERLLTDIIGLEWDKVHDEACRWEHVMSDEVERKLLHVLDEHTLSPFGNPIPGLSELDSTATAEMPADAVRLSDLPPGGPYEVTVLQINEILQVEPTYMKRLHTAGIMPGAEAEVELNPGRVTLARGDHSLDIPDTLSHAVMVVRNK encoded by the coding sequence GTGAGGGATCTGGTAGACACCACGGAGATGTATTTGCGCACCGTCTTCGAGCTCGAGGAAGAGGGCATCATCCCCCTGCGCGCCCGCATCGCGGAGCGTTTGGAGCAGTCCGGCCCGACCGTGAGCCAGACCGTCGCCCGCATGGAGCGCGACGGCCTGCTCACCGTCGCCCCGGACCGGAGCCTCAAGCTTTCCGAGGAGGGCCGCGCCCGCGCGACCTCCGTCATGCGCAAGCACCGCCTCGCCGAGCGTCTGCTCACCGACATCATCGGTCTGGAGTGGGACAAGGTCCACGACGAAGCGTGCCGCTGGGAGCACGTGATGAGCGACGAGGTGGAGCGTAAACTCCTGCATGTGCTCGACGAGCACACGCTGTCGCCGTTCGGCAACCCGATTCCGGGCCTGTCGGAGCTGGATTCGACCGCCACCGCCGAAATGCCGGCGGATGCGGTCCGCCTGTCCGACCTTCCGCCCGGCGGGCCGTACGAAGTGACGGTGCTGCAGATCAACGAGATTCTTCAGGTCGAGCCGACCTACATGAAGCGGCTCCACACGGCCGGCATCATGCCGGGCGCGGAGGCCGAGGTCGAGCTCAATCCGGGGCGGGTGACCTTGGCGCGTGGCGATCATTCGCTGGACATCCCGGACACGCTGTCCCACGCGGTCATGGTGGTGCGAAACAAGTGA
- a CDS encoding lipase family protein, with protein MRETKMLKRAAAVIVAGLMINAAGAAVPATASPLDRFGTGSAESASERGESASEALTDEGGVPVEELPVVDAAPGTVLASEPAPETSDGGSGGGSSRGSSGSGSSGREPVDFTSRIMRFATADGAGRGREVGGVVVVPDVPWQHEGPRPTVVVAPGTVGQADKCAPSATFGEPGGGQIGQVEPLLEQGFRVVVSDYIGLGAPGVHTYANRLDQGQTLLDAARAGLAIDGLPADSPIAFWGYSQGGGATASAAELASTYAPELNVVVTFAGAPPADLSQVLTRIDGSSIMGAIGYAVNGFLESNPDLRPLMDEIASPYGKRVISELSGDCIGDSMERVGLHRTNSWTVDGRSLSDHFAEHPEIMRVLDHHRIGRLKPNAPVLVLNGRHDDVIPFGQAEQLARDWCAQGADVTFVAAEIPRFAPGLGIGHAAPMMSGSELATHYLAAAFGVALKEAWTSTPGGIELPATCQF; from the coding sequence GTGCGTGAAACGAAAATGCTGAAGCGCGCGGCCGCGGTGATCGTGGCCGGGCTCATGATCAATGCCGCGGGAGCCGCCGTCCCCGCCACCGCGTCGCCGTTGGACCGCTTCGGGACGGGTTCCGCGGAAAGTGCCTCCGAGCGGGGAGAAAGCGCCTCCGAGGCGCTGACTGACGAGGGCGGCGTCCCCGTCGAAGAACTCCCCGTCGTCGATGCGGCGCCCGGAACCGTGCTGGCCTCCGAGCCCGCGCCGGAGACGTCGGACGGAGGTTCCGGCGGCGGGTCGTCGCGCGGATCCTCGGGCAGCGGTTCATCGGGGCGGGAGCCCGTGGACTTCACGTCGCGGATCATGCGCTTCGCCACCGCCGACGGCGCCGGCCGGGGCCGCGAAGTCGGCGGGGTGGTCGTCGTCCCGGACGTCCCGTGGCAGCACGAAGGCCCGCGGCCGACGGTCGTCGTCGCACCGGGCACGGTCGGCCAGGCCGACAAGTGCGCGCCGTCGGCCACGTTCGGCGAACCCGGCGGCGGGCAGATCGGACAGGTCGAACCGCTGCTGGAGCAGGGTTTCCGCGTCGTGGTCAGCGATTACATCGGGCTGGGGGCGCCGGGCGTGCACACGTACGCCAACCGACTCGACCAGGGGCAGACGCTTCTCGACGCCGCCCGGGCGGGTTTGGCCATCGACGGGCTTCCGGCGGACTCGCCCATCGCCTTCTGGGGATACTCGCAGGGCGGGGGAGCGACGGCATCGGCGGCGGAACTGGCGTCGACCTACGCGCCGGAGCTCAACGTGGTGGTCACCTTCGCCGGCGCGCCGCCCGCGGATCTGTCGCAGGTGCTGACCCGCATCGACGGCAGCTCGATCATGGGCGCCATCGGGTACGCCGTCAACGGGTTCCTGGAGTCGAACCCGGACTTGCGCCCGCTCATGGACGAGATCGCCTCGCCGTACGGCAAGCGGGTCATTTCGGAGCTGTCCGGCGATTGCATCGGCGACTCCATGGAACGCGTCGGCCTGCACCGCACGAACTCGTGGACCGTCGACGGTCGTTCCCTGTCGGACCACTTCGCGGAGCACCCCGAGATCATGCGGGTCCTGGACCACCACCGCATCGGACGGCTCAAGCCGAATGCCCCGGTGCTGGTGTTGAACGGCCGCCACGATGACGTCATCCCCTTCGGCCAGGCGGAGCAGCTGGCCCGCGACTGGTGCGCGCAGGGCGCCGACGTCACGTTCGTGGCCGCCGAAATCCCGCGCTTCGCGCCCGGGCTGGGCATCGGTCACGCGGCGCCGATGATGTCGGGGTCGGAACTGGCCACGCACTACCTGGCGGCGGCATTCGGCGTCGCCCTCAAGGAAGCCTGGACCAGCACCCCGGGAGGCATCGAACTGCCGGCGACCTGCCAGTTCTGA
- a CDS encoding PAC2 family protein translates to MDEDHEMYEMQFPAPDVGPKNGGLTMVVALQGYADAGLAVAGSAGHLIDALDHRPLVNFNNDELVDYRSRRPAVTMVGDAVAESAQLDLSLQVVRDNSGKPFLLLSGPEPDLRWDAFSEAVADLAERFGVQRTVSLYSAPMTVPHTRPLGIIAHGNDRDLLSGHRTWGQRVTVPGAASLRIELELNRRGRKTCGFTAQVPHYVAASDYPLAALRLLEAVADAGDLDFPLGALEREAEKVAEILSEQATDSEEVAGIVRMLEHQHDEEERRRSTLESNPLVRADGTMPSADELGAEFERFLATQIDASSRDDEPARDPGDDDGAAGSEPDEEPGNARGDAGDDAEAAGPDADDRETGDGNRESGDDDDAGHDEPGEDDGGDGRGGRRPRRPWFRF, encoded by the coding sequence ATGGACGAGGACCACGAGATGTACGAGATGCAGTTCCCCGCCCCGGATGTGGGGCCCAAGAACGGCGGTCTGACCATGGTCGTCGCGCTGCAGGGTTACGCTGACGCGGGCCTGGCGGTGGCCGGTTCGGCCGGCCATCTCATCGATGCGCTGGATCACCGGCCGCTGGTCAATTTCAACAACGACGAGCTGGTCGACTACCGGTCGCGCCGCCCCGCCGTCACGATGGTCGGCGACGCGGTCGCGGAAAGCGCCCAGTTGGATCTGTCGCTGCAGGTCGTCCGGGACAACTCCGGAAAGCCGTTCCTGCTGCTGTCGGGGCCGGAACCGGACCTGCGCTGGGATGCGTTCTCCGAGGCGGTCGCCGATCTCGCCGAGCGTTTCGGCGTCCAGCGCACCGTGTCGCTGTACTCCGCGCCGATGACGGTTCCGCATACCCGACCGCTGGGCATCATCGCCCACGGCAACGATCGCGATCTGCTGTCGGGCCACCGCACGTGGGGACAGCGGGTGACGGTGCCCGGCGCCGCGAGCCTGCGCATCGAGCTGGAGCTCAACCGCCGCGGCCGCAAGACCTGCGGCTTCACCGCCCAGGTGCCGCATTACGTGGCGGCGTCGGACTACCCGCTCGCGGCGCTGCGGCTGCTGGAGGCCGTCGCCGATGCGGGCGACCTCGACTTCCCGCTCGGCGCCCTGGAGCGCGAGGCGGAGAAGGTCGCCGAGATCCTCTCCGAGCAGGCGACGGACTCGGAGGAGGTCGCCGGCATCGTCCGCATGCTCGAGCATCAGCACGATGAAGAGGAGCGCCGCCGTTCCACCCTCGAGTCGAACCCGCTGGTCCGGGCGGACGGCACGATGCCGTCGGCGGACGAGTTGGGCGCGGAGTTCGAGCGTTTCCTGGCCACGCAGATCGACGCGTCTTCGCGTGACGACGAGCCGGCGCGGGACCCCGGAGACGACGACGGGGCCGCGGGCTCCGAGCCCGACGAGGAACCGGGCAACGCCCGCGGTGATGCGGGCGACGACGCCGAGGCCGCCGGCCCTGACGCCGACGATCGCGAGACCGGAGACGGCAACCGTGAGTCCGGCGACGACGACGATGCCGGCCATGATGAGCCCGGCGAAGACGACGGCGGCGATGGGCGCGGCGGCCGCCGCCCCCGCCGCCCCTGGTTCCGCTTCTAG